In one Aggregicoccus sp. 17bor-14 genomic region, the following are encoded:
- a CDS encoding D-glycerate dehydrogenase, whose protein sequence is MTSASPHSPNWPRVFVTRQLPGTALAQLAAQVDLEVWPGPLPPPHGLLCERARGADGLITLLTDRVDEALLAQAPSLRAVSNVAVGYDNIDVAACTRRRIAVGNTPGVLTETTADFAFALLLALARRVAEADRFVREGKWKTWEPGLLLGPDVHGATLGLVGLGAIGAAVARRAAGFGMRVLYVGRSAQPELERTLALERVDKAQLLAQSDMVSLHVPLTPETRGWLSREDFARMKPGALLVNTARGPVVDQAALVEALASGRLGGAALDVTDPEPLPQDSPLLQLPNVLLAPHIASASHATRGKMAQMAVDNLLAALSGRRPPHCVNPELYA, encoded by the coding sequence ATGACCTCCGCCTCCCCCCACTCCCCCAACTGGCCCCGCGTCTTCGTCACCCGGCAGCTGCCTGGCACCGCGCTCGCGCAGCTCGCGGCGCAGGTGGACCTGGAGGTGTGGCCCGGGCCCTTGCCGCCCCCTCACGGCCTCCTCTGCGAGCGCGCACGGGGGGCAGACGGCCTCATCACCCTGCTCACCGACCGCGTGGACGAGGCGCTGCTCGCGCAGGCGCCTTCCTTGCGCGCGGTGAGCAACGTGGCGGTGGGCTACGACAACATCGACGTGGCGGCCTGCACGCGCCGGCGCATCGCGGTGGGCAACACGCCGGGCGTGCTCACCGAGACGACGGCGGACTTCGCCTTCGCGCTGCTGCTCGCGCTCGCGCGCCGCGTGGCCGAGGCGGACCGCTTCGTGCGCGAGGGGAAGTGGAAGACGTGGGAGCCGGGGCTCTTGCTGGGGCCCGACGTGCACGGGGCCACGCTGGGGCTGGTGGGGCTGGGGGCCATCGGCGCGGCGGTGGCGCGGCGCGCGGCGGGCTTCGGGATGCGGGTGCTCTACGTGGGGCGCAGCGCGCAGCCGGAGCTCGAGCGGACACTCGCGCTCGAGCGCGTGGACAAGGCGCAGCTGCTCGCCCAGAGCGACATGGTGAGCCTGCACGTGCCGCTCACCCCGGAGACGCGCGGGTGGCTCTCCCGCGAGGACTTCGCGCGGATGAAGCCGGGCGCGCTGCTGGTGAACACCGCGCGCGGGCCCGTGGTGGATCAGGCGGCGCTCGTGGAGGCGCTCGCGAGCGGGAGGCTGGGCGGCGCGGCGCTGGACGTGACCGACCCCGAGCCCCTGCCGCAGGACAGCCCGCTCCTGCAGCTGCCCAACGTGCTGCTCGCGCCGCACATCGCGAGCGCGAGCCACGCGACGCGCGGCAAGATGGCCCAGATGGCGGTGGACAACCTGCTCGCGGCGCTCTCGGGCCGCAGGCCTCCCCACTGCGTGAACCCGGAGCTCTACGCGTGA
- a CDS encoding sigma-54 dependent transcriptional regulator: MNKNAKILVVDDDTVVLKAVTQILQREGYQVVPIDDAVEGLTAAKDPSVDVAILDINMPHLSGMDLLKAIKSARPEVEVVMMTAYATVETAVEAVKAGAYDYLTKPFENIDEVSLTVAKAAERKQLKDRTRMLEEQLVAKNQFEDLIGQSSQMRSVFKLVETVSYSTATVLIQGESGTGKELVARAIHYRSPRKDKPFVAVNCSALTDTLLESELFGHMKGSFTGATGNKKGLFEAADGGTIFLDEIGDVPPATQVRLLRVLQEGEVKRVGANESIKVDVRVIAATNVDLARAKEQGKFREDLFYRLNVIAVQLPPLRDRPEDVPLLAQHFLRMYSDKLKKKLTGFTPRAMEALTCNRWTGNVRELENVVERASVLTSHEVVDVDDLFPGFQGQPQAGSNVEVFSLSHLPYAQAKRLAMRAFERRYLSALLEKNNQNVSSAARAAGVDRSNFRRLLKQYEVAGRSMKMETDDDSMDAAS, from the coding sequence ATGAACAAGAACGCCAAGATCCTCGTGGTGGACGACGACACCGTCGTCCTCAAGGCGGTGACCCAGATCCTCCAGCGCGAGGGCTACCAGGTGGTGCCCATCGACGATGCGGTGGAGGGCCTCACCGCCGCCAAGGACCCGTCCGTGGACGTGGCCATCCTGGACATCAACATGCCCCACCTCTCGGGCATGGACCTGCTCAAGGCGATCAAGAGCGCGCGCCCCGAGGTGGAGGTGGTGATGATGACCGCCTACGCCACGGTGGAGACGGCCGTGGAGGCGGTGAAGGCGGGCGCCTACGACTACCTCACCAAGCCCTTCGAGAACATCGACGAGGTGAGCCTCACGGTGGCCAAGGCCGCCGAGCGCAAGCAGCTCAAGGACCGCACCCGCATGCTCGAGGAGCAGCTGGTGGCGAAGAACCAGTTCGAGGACCTCATCGGCCAGTCGAGCCAGATGCGCTCCGTCTTCAAGCTGGTGGAGACCGTGAGCTACTCCACCGCCACCGTGCTCATCCAGGGCGAGAGCGGCACCGGCAAGGAGCTGGTGGCGCGCGCCATCCACTACCGCAGCCCGCGCAAGGACAAGCCCTTCGTCGCGGTGAACTGCTCGGCCCTCACCGACACGCTGCTGGAGAGCGAGCTGTTCGGCCACATGAAGGGCTCCTTCACCGGCGCCACCGGCAACAAGAAGGGCCTCTTCGAGGCGGCCGACGGCGGCACCATCTTCCTGGACGAGATCGGCGACGTGCCCCCGGCCACCCAGGTGCGCCTGCTGCGCGTGCTGCAGGAGGGCGAGGTCAAGCGCGTGGGCGCCAACGAGTCCATCAAGGTGGACGTGCGCGTCATCGCGGCGACCAACGTGGACCTCGCCCGCGCGAAGGAGCAGGGGAAGTTCCGCGAGGACCTCTTCTACCGCCTCAACGTCATCGCCGTGCAGCTGCCCCCGCTGCGCGACCGCCCCGAGGACGTGCCCCTGCTCGCGCAGCACTTCCTGCGCATGTACTCGGACAAGCTCAAGAAGAAGCTCACCGGCTTCACCCCGCGCGCCATGGAGGCCCTCACCTGCAACCGCTGGACGGGCAACGTGCGCGAGCTGGAGAACGTGGTGGAGCGCGCCAGCGTGCTCACCAGCCACGAGGTGGTGGACGTGGACGACCTCTTCCCGGGCTTCCAGGGCCAGCCCCAGGCCGGCAGCAACGTGGAGGTCTTCAGCCTCTCGCACCTGCCCTACGCCCAGGCCAAGCGCCTCGCGATGCGCGCCTTCGAGCGCCGCTACCTCTCGGCGCTGCTCGAGAAGAACAACCAGAACGTCTCCAGCGCCGCGCGCGCCGCGGGCGTGGACCGCTCCAACTTCCGCCGCCTCCTCAAGCAGTACGAGGTCGCCGGCCGCAGCATGAAGATGGAGACGGACGACGACTCGATGGATGCCGCGAGCTGA
- a CDS encoding NAD(+)/NADH kinase, with product MQTLALIAKKDKPEAAQLALQLRERYPQLTLLAERALAHALGWPRVEDRELASRADLAVVLGGDGTLIHAARLLGGRGVPILGVNLGSLGFMTEVPVEGLFEQLDEVLAGRFRVDSRMKLRCRLVRAGKLCLEDEVLNDVVINKGALARIGDHHASIDGVYITTYKSDGVIVATPTGSTAYSLSAGGPIVHPSVDCMVLSPICSHALTQRSIVVPAERLVRIELGPNTADTYLTLDGQTGHGLQGGDILEVERSPNRVNLVRNPKVAYFSILRQKLHWGQR from the coding sequence GTGCAGACCCTGGCCCTCATCGCGAAGAAGGACAAGCCGGAGGCGGCGCAGCTCGCGCTGCAGCTGCGCGAGCGCTACCCGCAGCTCACCCTGCTCGCCGAGCGCGCCCTCGCGCACGCGCTGGGCTGGCCGCGCGTGGAGGACCGGGAGCTCGCCTCGCGCGCCGACCTCGCGGTGGTGCTGGGCGGGGACGGCACCCTCATCCACGCCGCACGCCTGCTGGGCGGCCGGGGCGTACCCATCCTGGGCGTCAACCTGGGCAGCCTCGGCTTCATGACCGAGGTGCCGGTGGAGGGGCTCTTCGAGCAGCTCGACGAGGTGCTCGCGGGGCGCTTCCGGGTGGACTCGCGCATGAAGCTGCGCTGCCGGCTGGTGCGCGCGGGCAAGCTCTGCCTCGAGGACGAGGTGCTCAACGACGTGGTCATCAACAAGGGGGCCCTCGCGCGCATCGGGGACCACCACGCGAGCATCGACGGCGTCTACATCACCACCTACAAGAGCGACGGCGTCATCGTCGCCACGCCCACCGGCTCCACCGCGTACTCGCTCTCCGCCGGCGGCCCCATCGTCCACCCCTCGGTGGACTGCATGGTGCTCTCGCCCATCTGCAGCCACGCCCTCACCCAGCGCTCCATCGTGGTGCCCGCCGAGCGGCTGGTGCGCATCGAGCTGGGGCCGAACACCGCGGACACCTACCTCACCCTGGACGGGCAGACCGGCCACGGGCTGCAGGGCGGGGACATCCTCGAGGTGGAGCGCTCGCCCAACCGGGTGAACCTCGTGCGCAACCCCAAGGTCGCGTACTTCTCCATCCTCCGGCAGAAGCTGCACTGGGGTCAGCGCTAG
- a CDS encoding SBBP repeat-containing protein has product MAAHDGALRGVAAGLALALLGCAGGEAEPVCARVTWSELQLGTAEDDVGVALGVDAACHVYVAGTTRGRFEGAPEGAQGAEDAFLLRLGTDGRPAWVRQLGSPEADTLADLAVDAAGDAVLVGTAQGALPGRSASPEGDLYAARYGADGSLRWTRQQGGPGTDLGMGVALGDDGQVCLSGGSVAGTGSLGAPAPEPRGGTEATLDCLDAQGQLLWRSVYGTEADDWGHPLARGPDGALYVAGATMGGMEGEGAGSTDVFLTRFGPDHARTWTRQLRTPDIDGPLAVALDGHGGLYLLAVSFSDLLTGALENDGVQNAFLFRFREDGTLEWARRLGRAEDAARASGLALDAAGGVYVAGTTRGALEGAPRGGSDAFLAKLDARGDTVWVRQWGSPADDEARDVVVTRAGDVLVVGSTRSAAGERDVVLRRFDTDGR; this is encoded by the coding sequence ATGGCAGCCCACGATGGAGCGCTTCGAGGCGTGGCAGCGGGGCTCGCGCTCGCGCTGCTCGGCTGCGCCGGGGGCGAGGCGGAGCCGGTCTGCGCGCGCGTCACCTGGTCCGAGCTGCAGCTGGGCACGGCGGAGGACGACGTGGGCGTGGCGCTCGGCGTGGATGCGGCCTGCCACGTGTACGTGGCGGGGACCACGCGCGGCCGCTTCGAGGGTGCGCCGGAGGGCGCGCAGGGTGCGGAGGACGCATTCCTCCTGAGGCTCGGGACGGACGGGCGCCCCGCGTGGGTGCGCCAGCTGGGCTCTCCCGAGGCGGACACGCTCGCGGACCTCGCGGTGGATGCGGCGGGCGACGCCGTGCTGGTGGGCACCGCGCAGGGCGCGCTCCCGGGACGCAGCGCCTCTCCGGAAGGAGACCTCTACGCCGCGCGCTACGGCGCGGACGGCAGCCTGCGCTGGACGCGCCAGCAGGGAGGGCCGGGCACGGACCTCGGCATGGGCGTCGCGCTCGGCGACGACGGCCAGGTGTGCCTCTCCGGAGGCTCGGTGGCAGGGACCGGCAGCCTCGGAGCGCCCGCGCCCGAGCCGCGCGGCGGCACCGAGGCCACGCTCGACTGCCTCGATGCGCAGGGGCAGCTGCTGTGGCGCAGCGTCTACGGCACGGAGGCAGACGACTGGGGCCACCCGCTCGCGAGGGGGCCGGACGGCGCGCTCTACGTCGCGGGCGCCACCATGGGCGGCATGGAGGGGGAGGGCGCCGGCAGTACCGACGTGTTCCTCACCCGCTTCGGCCCGGACCACGCGCGGACGTGGACGCGGCAGCTGCGCACGCCGGACATCGACGGGCCCCTCGCGGTGGCGCTCGACGGCCACGGCGGGCTGTACCTGCTCGCCGTCTCCTTCAGCGACCTGCTGACGGGTGCGCTCGAAAACGACGGCGTGCAGAACGCCTTCCTCTTCCGCTTCCGCGAGGACGGGACGCTCGAGTGGGCGCGGCGGCTCGGGCGCGCGGAGGACGCCGCACGCGCGAGCGGGCTCGCGCTCGATGCCGCGGGAGGCGTGTACGTGGCGGGCACCACGCGCGGCGCGCTCGAGGGCGCACCGCGCGGAGGCAGCGACGCCTTCCTCGCGAAGCTGGACGCCCGGGGTGACACCGTCTGGGTGCGCCAGTGGGGCAGCCCCGCGGACGACGAGGCGCGCGACGTGGTGGTGACGCGCGCCGGCGACGTGCTCGTGGTGGGCAGCACGCGCAGCGCGGCGGGCGAGCGCGACGTGGTGCTGCGCCGCTTCGACACCGACGGCCGCTGA
- a CDS encoding adenine phosphoribosyltransferase: protein MDPQLAADLAARLRDVPDFPKPGIVFKDITPVLADPRLFARVVTALSAPFRGEHVTKVVGIEARGFMFGAPVALALGAGFVPARKPGKLPWRSVQERYALEYGTDGLELHEDALAKGERVLVVDDLLATGGTAGAVGKLVERLGGELVGYGFVAELGFLPGRARLGGARVQALITL from the coding sequence ATCGATCCCCAGCTCGCCGCCGACCTCGCCGCCCGCCTGCGCGACGTGCCCGACTTCCCCAAGCCGGGCATCGTGTTCAAGGACATCACGCCGGTGCTCGCCGACCCGCGCCTCTTCGCCCGCGTGGTCACCGCGCTCTCCGCGCCCTTTCGCGGCGAGCACGTCACGAAGGTGGTGGGCATCGAGGCGCGCGGCTTCATGTTCGGCGCCCCCGTGGCGCTCGCGCTCGGCGCGGGCTTCGTGCCTGCGCGCAAGCCCGGCAAGCTCCCGTGGCGCAGCGTGCAGGAGCGCTACGCGCTCGAGTACGGCACGGACGGGCTCGAGCTGCACGAGGACGCGCTCGCGAAGGGCGAGCGCGTGCTGGTGGTGGACGACCTGCTCGCCACCGGCGGCACCGCGGGCGCGGTGGGGAAGCTCGTGGAGCGGCTGGGCGGCGAGCTGGTGGGCTACGGCTTCGTCGCCGAGCTGGGCTTCCTGCCAGGGCGCGCGCGGCTCGGCGGCGCGCGGGTGCAGGCGCTGATCACGCTGTGA
- a CDS encoding CBS domain-containing protein: protein MAWRDNGNGNERDLQRRGVAPERQGEVPRAPELTPPGSAERSRSDLTGYRQDRDEEPEARQGRFHRAASLRLLTPTLSYEPRPPEGRAAELERWGGGWHGEQPWEPDPNRAGRDRAELRERSPSPGRLDEGGDFYASAPTRAGFATAFAGRERVERMAAEEARLVEQLRRGGRGGSEAPGHAFTSGSRGLREEGSVPRRWQREPLTAQEVMTRSPRTVSRDSSLQEAARLMRDENVGVVPVVDPGGRLLGLVTDRDLVVRAFTDQRSPEQFRVKEVMTDDVHAVTPETSLVEVIELMGRHQVRRVPVVDREDRLLGIIAMADVANRADQDEELQQALERISSRRSFWSRF, encoded by the coding sequence ATGGCCTGGCGTGACAACGGAAACGGCAACGAGCGGGACCTGCAGCGGCGCGGGGTGGCGCCGGAGCGGCAGGGCGAGGTGCCCCGTGCGCCCGAGCTGACGCCTCCGGGCAGCGCCGAGCGCAGCCGCTCGGACCTCACCGGCTACCGGCAGGACCGCGACGAGGAGCCCGAGGCGCGCCAGGGCCGCTTCCACCGCGCCGCGAGCCTGCGCCTGCTCACGCCCACGCTCTCGTACGAGCCGCGCCCGCCCGAGGGCCGCGCCGCGGAGCTGGAGCGCTGGGGCGGGGGCTGGCACGGGGAGCAGCCCTGGGAGCCGGACCCGAACCGCGCCGGGCGCGACCGCGCCGAGCTGCGCGAGCGCAGCCCCTCCCCGGGGCGCCTGGACGAGGGGGGCGACTTCTACGCGAGCGCGCCCACGCGCGCGGGCTTCGCCACGGCGTTCGCGGGGCGCGAGCGCGTGGAGCGCATGGCGGCCGAGGAGGCGCGCCTCGTGGAGCAGCTGCGCCGCGGCGGGCGAGGTGGGTCCGAGGCTCCGGGGCACGCGTTCACCTCGGGGTCCCGGGGCCTGCGCGAGGAGGGCAGCGTGCCGCGGCGCTGGCAGCGCGAGCCGCTCACCGCGCAGGAGGTCATGACCCGCAGCCCCCGCACCGTGAGCCGCGACAGCAGCCTGCAGGAGGCCGCGCGCCTCATGCGCGACGAGAACGTGGGCGTGGTGCCGGTGGTGGACCCGGGCGGGCGGCTGCTGGGGCTCGTCACCGACCGCGACCTGGTGGTGCGCGCCTTCACCGACCAGCGCAGCCCCGAGCAGTTCCGGGTGAAGGAGGTGATGACGGACGACGTGCACGCCGTCACCCCGGAGACCTCGCTCGTGGAGGTCATCGAGCTGATGGGCCGTCACCAGGTGCGCCGCGTGCCCGTGGTGGACCGCGAGGACCGACTGCTCGGCATCATCGCCATGGCGGACGTGGCCAACCGCGCCGACCAGGACGAGGAGCTGCAGCAGGCCCTCGAGCGCATCTCCTCGCGCCGCTCGTTCTGGAGCCGCTTCTAG
- a CDS encoding replication-associated recombination protein A, which translates to MDLFDHAGQKEQEATAPLAERMRPTTLDDFVGQEHLTGEGRFLRRAITQDQVPSLILWGPPGTGKTTLARVIAQSTGSAFESLSAVLGGVKEIRETVARAQERRRMHRTRTLLFIDEIHRFNKAQQDALLPHVEKGTVTLIGATTENPSFEVNAALLSRCRVVTLRGLEEEELVRVMRRAMESPKGLAGRVQVDEEALNFIAQAAGGDARKALTALEVAAGHAGAHVTREAAEEALQQKTLLYDKGGEEHYNVVSAFIKSMRGSDVDAALYWMTRMLEAGEDPVFLFRRMVIFASEDVGNADPRALGVAVDALHAFQLMGLPEGALPLTQAVTYLALAPKSNAVITAYGAARAAVTQEGALPVPLHLRNAPTQLMKGMGYGGGYKYPHNFEGNYVPEDYLPEALKARRFYTPSSNGFEAQMRQRYEEIQRVLAARPREPGEEG; encoded by the coding sequence ATGGACCTCTTCGATCACGCGGGCCAGAAGGAGCAGGAGGCCACGGCCCCGCTCGCCGAGCGCATGCGGCCCACCACCCTGGACGACTTCGTGGGCCAGGAGCACCTCACCGGCGAGGGGCGCTTCCTGCGCCGCGCCATCACCCAGGACCAGGTGCCCTCGCTCATCCTCTGGGGGCCGCCCGGCACCGGGAAGACCACGCTCGCGCGCGTCATCGCGCAGAGCACCGGCAGCGCCTTCGAGTCCCTGTCCGCGGTGCTCGGCGGGGTGAAGGAGATCCGCGAGACGGTGGCGCGCGCCCAGGAGCGCCGGCGCATGCACCGCACCCGCACCCTGCTCTTCATCGACGAGATCCACCGCTTCAACAAGGCGCAGCAGGACGCGCTGCTGCCCCACGTGGAGAAGGGCACGGTGACGCTGATCGGCGCCACCACCGAGAACCCCTCCTTCGAGGTCAACGCCGCGCTCCTCAGCCGCTGCCGCGTGGTGACCCTGCGCGGGCTCGAGGAGGAGGAGCTGGTGCGCGTGATGCGCCGCGCGATGGAGAGCCCCAAGGGGCTCGCGGGCCGGGTGCAGGTGGACGAGGAGGCGCTGAACTTCATCGCCCAGGCGGCCGGCGGAGACGCGCGCAAGGCGCTCACCGCGCTGGAGGTGGCCGCGGGGCACGCGGGCGCGCACGTCACGCGCGAGGCCGCCGAGGAGGCGCTGCAACAGAAGACCCTGCTCTACGACAAGGGGGGCGAGGAGCACTACAACGTGGTCAGCGCCTTCATCAAGAGCATGCGCGGCTCGGACGTGGACGCCGCGCTCTACTGGATGACGCGCATGCTCGAGGCCGGAGAGGACCCGGTGTTCCTCTTCCGCCGCATGGTCATCTTCGCCTCCGAGGACGTGGGAAACGCGGACCCGCGCGCGCTGGGCGTGGCGGTGGACGCGCTGCACGCCTTCCAGCTGATGGGCCTGCCCGAGGGGGCGCTGCCGCTCACCCAGGCGGTGACCTACCTGGCGCTCGCGCCCAAGAGCAACGCGGTCATCACCGCGTACGGCGCGGCGCGCGCCGCCGTGACGCAGGAGGGCGCGCTCCCCGTGCCCCTGCACCTGCGCAACGCCCCCACCCAGCTGATGAAGGGCATGGGCTACGGCGGCGGGTACAAGTACCCGCACAACTTCGAGGGCAACTACGTGCCCGAGGACTACCTGCCCGAGGCGCTCAAGGCGCGCCGCTTCTACACGCCGAGCAGCAACGGCTTCGAGGCCCAGATGCGGCAGCGCTACGAGGAGATCCAGCGCGTGCTCGCGGCGCGGCCGCGGGAGCCGGGGGAGGAGGGCTAG
- a CDS encoding ATP-binding protein, with protein sequence MNPAAPLTDAPVAAPGSSKGRLLLVDDEENILKSIRRVLRRGDWVIETALDAETGLALLERFSPEVVISDFRMPGMNGVDFLSRVKERSPRTQRILLTGQADQQAIEEAINCSEIFRFVAKPWSDSHLVLTVKSAFEQHALLAENERLYRVTQDQNEALHHLNADLETRVALRTHLLSVAKREWELSFDSIEQPMAIVRESDRTVRRANRAYAALAGRPVTALPTEVPCHQALFGRERPCEGCPVPAVRASGKGERSEVQHAGRTYAVSAYPMPNGDRTVCTYRDITDEREMTRRLVESEKMAAVGQLAGGVAHEINNPLGGILAFSQLMKRDAGRTAEDMESLSLIEESALRCKRIVDSLLKFSRRSRDEDRRPFDISRCCEDATVLFKAQLKSNPRAKLELKLACGLPEVHGDPGQLGQVVLNLLQNGLYALPRQEGQLTVETGQELERVFVRVTDTGSGIDSKHLPRIFEPSFTTKPPGEGTGLGLSIAYRIVEDHGGTFQVETELGKGTRFTVYLPIPLKVSTLSPPPVSQV encoded by the coding sequence GTGAACCCGGCTGCACCCCTGACAGATGCGCCCGTGGCGGCCCCCGGCTCGAGCAAGGGCCGCCTGCTGCTCGTGGACGACGAGGAGAACATCCTCAAGTCCATCCGCCGGGTGCTGCGGCGGGGGGACTGGGTCATCGAGACGGCGCTGGACGCGGAGACGGGCCTCGCGCTGCTCGAGCGCTTCTCGCCCGAGGTGGTCATCTCCGACTTCCGCATGCCCGGCATGAACGGGGTGGACTTCCTCTCCCGGGTGAAGGAGCGCAGCCCCCGCACGCAGCGCATCCTGCTCACCGGGCAGGCGGACCAGCAGGCGATCGAGGAGGCCATCAACTGCTCCGAGATCTTCCGCTTCGTGGCCAAGCCCTGGAGCGACAGCCACCTGGTGCTCACGGTGAAGAGCGCCTTCGAGCAGCACGCGCTGCTCGCCGAGAACGAGCGTCTCTACCGCGTCACCCAGGACCAGAACGAGGCGCTGCACCACCTCAACGCGGACCTGGAGACGCGCGTCGCGCTGCGCACGCACCTGCTCAGCGTGGCCAAGCGCGAGTGGGAGCTGTCCTTCGACTCCATCGAGCAGCCCATGGCGATCGTGCGCGAGAGCGACCGCACGGTGCGCCGCGCGAACCGCGCCTACGCGGCGCTCGCGGGTCGCCCCGTCACCGCGCTGCCCACCGAGGTGCCCTGCCACCAGGCGCTGTTCGGCCGCGAGCGCCCCTGCGAGGGCTGCCCCGTGCCGGCCGTGCGCGCGAGCGGCAAGGGCGAGCGCTCCGAGGTGCAGCACGCCGGGCGCACCTACGCCGTCAGCGCGTACCCCATGCCCAACGGGGACCGCACCGTGTGCACCTACCGCGACATCACCGACGAGCGCGAGATGACGCGCCGCCTGGTGGAGAGCGAGAAGATGGCCGCGGTGGGCCAGCTCGCCGGCGGGGTCGCGCACGAGATCAACAACCCCCTGGGCGGCATCCTCGCCTTCAGCCAGCTGATGAAGCGCGACGCGGGGCGCACCGCCGAGGACATGGAGAGCCTCTCGCTCATCGAGGAGAGCGCGCTGCGCTGCAAGCGCATCGTGGACAGCCTCCTCAAGTTCAGCCGCCGCAGCCGGGACGAGGACCGCCGCCCCTTCGACATCAGCCGCTGCTGCGAGGACGCCACCGTGCTCTTCAAGGCGCAGCTCAAGAGCAACCCCCGCGCGAAGCTGGAGCTGAAGCTCGCCTGCGGCCTGCCCGAGGTCCACGGCGACCCGGGCCAGCTGGGCCAGGTGGTGCTCAACCTGCTGCAGAACGGCCTCTACGCGCTGCCCCGGCAGGAGGGGCAGCTCACGGTCGAGACCGGCCAGGAGCTCGAGCGCGTCTTCGTGCGGGTGACGGACACCGGCAGCGGCATCGACAGCAAGCACCTGCCGCGCATCTTCGAGCCCTCCTTCACCACCAAGCCGCCCGGCGAGGGCACCGGCCTCGGGCTCTCCATCGCGTACCGCATCGTGGAGGACCACGGCGGCACCTTCCAGGTGGAGACGGAGCTCGGCAAGGGCACGCGCTTCACCGTCTACCTCCCCATCCCCCTCAAGGTGTCGACCCTGTCGCCACCTCCCGTATCGCAGGTCTGA
- the thrS gene encoding threonine--tRNA ligase, protein MLDEFDHRSIGQRLDLFHLQEEAPGMVFWHPRGMRLFRLLEERVRQHVQREGYREVRTPQVMDQAIWESSGHWQSFREGMLLVGGAEGPGHAALKPVSCPAHIQLVRRQLPSFRDLPLRLAEFGLVHRNEASGALHGLFRLRQFTQDDGHIFCREEQVAAEVARFCGSLRALYADFGFGELDVAFSSRPAVRAGDDALWDRAEAALREAAEGAGLALRHQPGEGAFYGPKLEFVLRDWQGRSWQCGTLQLDFVLPERFDLAYVDSGGARRRPVMLHRALLGSMERFLGVLLEQHRGALPPWLCPEQVAVVGMGPQAGDYARELSARLEAAGLRVQVEPRAQSLARSIVEAYRAGIPYVAVVGGRELAHRRVSLRGRGEDPHDVGFEEAVAELQEACRPLPG, encoded by the coding sequence ATGCTCGACGAATTCGATCACCGCTCCATCGGCCAGCGCCTCGACCTCTTCCACCTGCAGGAGGAGGCCCCCGGCATGGTCTTCTGGCACCCGCGCGGCATGCGCCTCTTCCGCCTCCTCGAGGAGCGCGTGCGCCAGCACGTGCAACGCGAGGGCTACCGCGAGGTGCGCACCCCCCAGGTGATGGACCAGGCCATCTGGGAGAGCAGCGGCCACTGGCAGAGCTTCCGCGAGGGCATGCTGCTCGTGGGCGGCGCGGAAGGCCCGGGCCATGCCGCGCTCAAGCCCGTGAGCTGCCCCGCGCACATCCAGCTGGTGCGCCGCCAGCTGCCCTCCTTCCGCGACCTGCCGCTGCGGCTCGCGGAGTTCGGCCTGGTGCACCGCAACGAGGCCTCGGGCGCGCTGCACGGCCTGTTCCGCCTGCGTCAGTTCACCCAGGACGACGGCCACATCTTCTGCCGCGAGGAGCAGGTGGCCGCGGAGGTGGCGCGCTTCTGCGGCTCGCTGCGCGCGCTCTACGCGGACTTCGGCTTCGGGGAGCTGGACGTGGCCTTCTCCAGCCGGCCCGCGGTGCGCGCAGGCGACGACGCGCTGTGGGACCGCGCGGAGGCCGCGCTGCGCGAGGCGGCGGAGGGCGCGGGGCTCGCGCTGCGCCACCAGCCGGGCGAGGGCGCCTTCTACGGCCCGAAGTTGGAGTTCGTCCTGCGCGACTGGCAGGGGCGCTCCTGGCAGTGCGGCACCCTGCAGCTGGACTTCGTGCTGCCCGAGCGCTTCGACCTCGCGTACGTGGACTCGGGCGGTGCGCGGCGCCGCCCGGTGATGCTGCACCGCGCGCTGCTGGGCAGCATGGAGCGCTTCCTCGGGGTGCTGCTCGAGCAGCACCGCGGCGCGCTGCCGCCGTGGCTCTGTCCCGAGCAGGTGGCCGTGGTGGGCATGGGGCCACAGGCGGGCGACTACGCGCGGGAGCTCTCGGCGCGACTCGAGGCCGCGGGACTGCGCGTGCAGGTGGAGCCGCGGGCGCAGTCACTCGCCCGCAGCATCGTCGAGGCCTACCGCGCGGGCATCCCGTACGTGGCGGTGGTGGGCGGACGGGAGCTCGCCCACCGACGGGTGTCGCTGCGCGGCCGCGGCGAGGACCCGCACGACGTGGGCTTCGAGGAGGCGGTGGCCGAGCTGCAGGAGGCCTGCCGCCCCCTGCCCGGCTAG